One window of the Solanum stenotomum isolate F172 chromosome 11, ASM1918654v1, whole genome shotgun sequence genome contains the following:
- the LOC125843707 gene encoding proteasome subunit beta type-4 produces the protein MNVMDSAPAKSSLMSPESDIQRTQYPYVTGTSVVGIKYKDGILLAADMGGSYGSTIRYKSVERLKPVGKHSLLGASGEISDFQEIMKYLDELILYDNMWDDGNSLGPKEVHNYLTRVMYNRRNKFNPLWNSLVLGGVKNGQKYLGTVSMIGVHYEDNHVATGFGNHLARPILRDEWHENLSYEEGVKLLEKCMRVLLYRDRSAVNKLQIAKITEEGVTISQPYSLKTFWNFSAFQNPTVGAEGSW, from the exons ATGAAT GTGATGGATTCAGCTCCGGCTAAAAGTAGCTTAATGAGTCCCGAATCTGATATTCAGAGAACACA GTATCCATATGTGACTGGGACATCAGTTGTCGGCATCAAGTACAAAGATGGTATTCTCTTGGCAGCTGACATGGGAG GTTCCTATGGTTCAACGATACGTTACAAGAGTGTGGAGCGATTAAAGCCAGTGGGAAAGCACTCCCTTCTTGGTGCAAGTGGTGAAATAAGTGATTTTCAGGAGATAATGAAGTACCTTGATGAGCTTAT CCTGTATGACAACATGTGGGATGATGGAAACTCCTTGGGTCCCAAAGAAGTGCATAACTACCTAACACGTGTGATGTATAATCGTCGCAACAAGTTCAACCCACTTTGGAATTCACTTGTTCTTGGTGGAGTGAAAAATGGACAGAAGTATCTTGGAACA GTTAGTATGATTGGTGTGCATTATGAGGACAACCATGTGGCTACTGGATTCGGGAATCACCTTGCAAGGCCCATTCTCCGTGACGAATGGCATGAAAACCTGAGTTATGAAGAAGGCGTTAAGTTATTGGAGAAATGTATGCGTGTGCTTTTGTATCGAGACAGATCTGCTGTCAACAAGCTTCAG ATTGCAAAAATCACAGAAGAGGGAGTAACAATTTCTCAGCCGTACTCATTGAAGACTTTCTGGAACTTCTCTGCTTTCCAGAATCCAACTGTTGGTGCTGAGGGTTCATGGTAA
- the LOC125844605 gene encoding F-box protein At3g26010-like, which produces MKRGRRCKLFVCEEIIINILNRLPLKSLAKFKCISKNWRKYIAEIYRRRFQWPEPYLLGFFCLEKRSQSCFFYSSKESPLVIGSSLDESVNFIGEKVYIVASSNGFLLCNKLRSRQRVYYVYNPATRKRLDVPKTSISMDDPYIGFTCKVDEDHGIVSFTIVRYVISEHYQSSITIESFSSEINVWTDYKLIVDVPHALYPSLDGTSLSSAGVVDGIFFWLNYTLITIYDSVNKCFWALELPENLFFYYPRSCCLGLSGGELCFASNRWTTTITCWRLNNFPSRDNAKWVIKYVINVATVIKKYPKYFGVGDGIAKVQNMVFHPALPHILYLQIKGKVISYDVKTRKTELVYDFGVAWRKTKCYKLFSYDWPQWPRLL; this is translated from the coding sequence ATGAAACGAGGTCGTCGATGCAAATTGTTTGTTTGTGAAGAAATCATAATCAACATACTGAATCGTTTGCCTTTAAAATCGCTAGCAAAGTTTAAATGCATATCGAAGAATTGGCGAAAGTATATTGCTGAAATTTACAGGCGCCGTTTCCAGTGGCCTGAACCCTATCTACTCGGTTTCTTTTGCTTAGAGAAGCGTTCCCAAAGTTGTTTCTTCTATTCATCAAAGGAATCACCACTTGTAATCGGTTCTAGTTTGGATGAATCAGTCAATTTTATTGGTGAGAAAGTGTATATTGTTGCTTCTTCCAATGGTTTTCTACTATGCAATAAGCTTAGAAGTAGGCAGAGGGTTTATTATGTTTATAATCCTGCCACAAGGAAGCGTTTGGATGTCCCTAAAACTTCAATCTCTATGGATGATCCATACATCGGATTTACTTGTAAGGTAGATGAGGATCATGGCATTGTCTCGTTTACTATAGTTCGTTATGTAATTAGCGAACACTATCAGTCTAGTATAACAATTGAAAGTTTCTCTTCAGAGATTAATGTGTGGACTGATTATAAGCTAATTGTTGATGTACCTCATGCATTGTATCCTTCTTTGGATGGGACTTCGTTATCATCTGCTGGTGTAGTTGATGGAATCTTCTTTTGGCTTAATTATACATTGATCACCATTTATGATAGTGTAAACAAGTGTTTTTGGGCTTTGGAATTACCTGAAAACTTGTTTTTCTATTATCCCCGTAGTTGTTGTCTTGGATTATCAGGCGGGGAGCTCTGTTTTGCATCGAATCGTTGGACAACAACCATCACTTGTTGGCGACTCAACAATTTTCCTAGTCGAGATAATGCTAAATGGGTTATAAAGTATGTTATAAATGTTGCTActgtaattaaaaaatatccCAAGTATTTTGGAGTTGGAGACGGTATTGCTAAGGTTCAGAACATGGTTTTTCATCCTGCTCTTCCACACATCTTGTATTTGCAAATAAAAGGCAAGGTTATTTCTTATGACGTGAAAACTCGTAAGACAGAACTTGTGTATGATTTTGGAGTAGCTTGGCGGAAGACAAAATGCTACAAATTGTTTTCCTATGACTGGCCTCAATGGCCGCGTCTTCTGTAG